One Triticum dicoccoides isolate Atlit2015 ecotype Zavitan chromosome 5B, WEW_v2.0, whole genome shotgun sequence genomic window carries:
- the LOC119307956 gene encoding PXMP2/4 family protein 3-like: protein MVTAGALHAGSRVLLPIRRSFSTPWSHVRSHLHSTKPPSAPLPPPPPPPPSSHAASTRFTPAFTPTTRRSGSIGSGVVAWYLGSIEARPLLTKSITAATIYTVADLTSQMITLPAEESLDLTRTLRMASYGMLFSGPSLHYWFNFISKVVPKKDVVSTFKKMFLGQAVYGPIINCIFFSYNAGLQGETIPEIIARLKRDIIPTIKSGLIYWPLCDFITFKFIPVHLQPLVSNSFAFLWTIYLTYMAGLKKPGVEVITSS from the exons atggtcacCGCCGGAGCTCTCCACGCTGGCAGCCGTGTCCTCCTACCGATCCGCCGAAGCTTCAGCACACCCTGGTCCCACGTCCGCTCCCACCTCCACTCCACCAAGCCCCCTTCTGCTCCACTCCCGcccccacctccgccgccgccttcttcccaCGCGGCGTCCACGCGCTTCACCCCTGCCTTCACCCCTACCACTAGGAGGAGCGGATCAATCGGCTCCGGGGTAGTCGCGTGGTACCTCGGCTCGATCGAGGCGCGGCCGCTGCTGACCAAGAGCATCACGGCTGCCACAATTTACACCGTTGCCGACCTCACCTCCCAG ATGATCACACTTCCTGCTGAGGAGTCACTCGATCTAACTAGGACTCTGCGCATGGCTAGTTATGGGATGCTGTTCTCAGGACCTTCACTGCACTATTGGTTCAACTTTATCTCAAAAGTAGTCCCCAAAAAGGATGTAGTGAGCACCTTCAAGAAGATGTTTCTAGGACAAGCAGTTTATGGCCCAATTATTAATTGTATTTTCTTCTCGTATAATGCAGGATTACAAG GTGAGACAATCCCAGAGATCATTGCAAGATTAAAGCGGGATATAATTCCGACCATCAAAAGTGGGCTCATTTATTGGCCTCTTTGTGACTTCATCACTTTCAAGTTTATCCCTGTTCATTTACAG CCGCTAGTAAGCAATTCCTTTGCGTTTCTTTGGACCATCTACCTAACATACATGGCCGGCTTAAAGAAACCAGGCGTGGAGGTGATCACGAGCTCTTAG
- the LOC119307957 gene encoding uncharacterized protein LOC119307957, with amino-acid sequence MEKKHMKMAILRQEQTFRQQVHELHRVYEVQKRLMKEMQAVKMSPAQGREDTQPESMMDTDRPQWYINSGEKTARFTEDFNLELTLATGGDTRKQEMTSNSESGATVTSSTSAESESGQRFPESNVDLRFQHESKRHDQLTQSPWLYQCLSLKMA; translated from the exons ATGGAGAAGAAACACATGAAGATGGCCATCCTGAGGCAAGAGCAGACATTCAGACAACAG GTTCACGAGCTGCATCGCGTATACGAGGTTCAGAAGCGGCTGATGAAGGAGATGCAGGCTGTTAAGATGAGCCCAGCTCAGGGAAGAGAGGATACTCAACCAGAATCGATGATGGATACAGATCGACCACAATGGTACATCAACTCAGGCGAGAAGACCGCTCGTTTCACCGAGGACTTCAACCTAGAGCTGACACTAGCAACTGGGGGTGATACGAGGAAGCAAGAGATGACATCCAACTCCGAGTCTGGAGCAACGGTGACATCGTCGACTTCTGCTGAATCAGAGTCGGGGCAGCGATTCCCCGAGTCCAATGTAGATCTGAGGTTTCAACATGAGAGCAAGAGGCATGATCAGCTCACGCAGTCTCCCTGGCTCTACCAATGTTTAAGTCTCAAGATGGCTTAA